The genomic interval CACGGGCTTTGATGATACAACACATTCCTTTGCAAACAGAAAAGCCAACAAAAATGTGGGCAATGAGTCTGTGGGTTtctttatatgcattttatttgcaAACACTAGAGTTACTAATGCAAATTAATGGGAAGATGTCTAGACAAGCATGGCATGCCCTCCCATGTGAGGTATAAAAAGCCCCGTACAGGAGGAGATCTTCATTCCCACTCAGGTACCTTGCTCTTTGTAACCTATTCAAATCCTCCTCTACTCCTGCCACCATGACTCGTTTCTTCTGCTGCGGAAGCTACTTCCCCGGCTATCCTTGCTATGGAACCAACTTCCACAGGACCTTCAGAGCCAGCCCTCTGAACTGCGTCATACCCCTGGGCTCTCCCCTGAACTATGGTTATGGATGCAATGGCTACGGCTCCCTGGGCTACAGCTTTGGCGGCAGCAATGCCAGCAACCTGTGTTGTGGCTACGGTGGCAGCTGCTGCCGGCCATGGGGCTCGGGCTCTGGCTTTGGCTATAGCACCTACTGAGggacccagggctccaggagacTGCAGGACTCAGAACCATGTGAAGAATGATGACTGTCCTCCTGCCTCCAGATGTGCTCAGGAGATGCATC from Saccopteryx leptura isolate mSacLep1 chromosome 2, mSacLep1_pri_phased_curated, whole genome shotgun sequence carries:
- the KRTAP7-1 gene encoding keratin-associated protein 7-1 — protein: MTRFFCCGSYFPGYPCYGTNFHRTFRASPLNCVIPLGSPLNYGYGCNGYGSLGYSFGGSNASNLCCGYGGSCCRPWGSGSGFGYSTY